Genomic window (Bosea vaviloviae):
CGGCGAGATGGGCGATTTCGAGCTCGAAGCGCTGATAGCCCTCGGCCGAACGCTCCTGCGACAGGCGCGAGACGTCCGACTCGATCCGCGCCAGCGGCTTCATGATCGGGTCCAGGCGATCGTGCTTGTCGAGCTTGTCGAGCCGCGCGCCGAGATCGGCCAGCATCGCCTCGATCGGGTTGCCCTGGATCGGGGCTGAAGCAGAGGCCGGACGCTGGGCCGGCGTGGCGCGCATGCGTTGAGGCGGTGCCTCCGCCTCCGGCGAGGCGGGCACGATCCGGTTGCTCAGCTCGCGCAGATCCTGGCGCAGCGCCGCGATCCGGTTTTCCGGGACCGAGCGGCGCGCCGGCTGGGCTTGCCCGTCGACGTCGAGGGCGCGCTGGCGGGTGCGGATGTCGTTCACGGCCTCGGCCAGGCCGTCGCGGCTGAAGGCGAGGCGCGGGGCCGGCATCGGCTTGGCATGGGTCTGGGCCTGCTGCGCTTCGCTGGCCTTGCGCTCCATCTCGACGAGACGCTCGCCCATGGTCTTGATCGCATCGGCGATGACGCTGGTCGCGCGCTCCTGGCGCTCGGCGGCGGCGCGCTCGCTGGAGGTGATGCGGCTTTCGGTCTTCTCGATCCAGCGGGTGATCGAATCGAGCGCGCCGGCCGTCTTGGCGCTGGATTCGCGGGTCAGGCGCTCGGCGGCGGCCGCCTGATTGATCACGGCGTCGATCTCGCCGCGCGAGAGCTCATTGGCGCCCTGTTGGGCGGCGCTGGCGGCCGCATAGGGCGAGGTGTCCATCTGTCCCTGGGACAGCTTGGCGAGGCGCTCCGAAAGCGCTGCGATGTCGAGCTGCTCGGGGGCGGCCTGCTCGGGCTCCGTCTCGGCGGCTTCGTCGCGAATCTTGTTATCGAGCCATTCGCCAAGCGTCATGCCGGCGCGGCGGGCTGCGGCTTTCGCTGCGTCGCGGGTGCGCGGATCGACGCCCTTGACGCTCCAGGGCAAGCTAGTGGCCATGTTGTCGCTCGCCTACGGGGCTCGTCCTCATCGGAAAGGCGCGGGCCCCTGACACCGCTGCTTTCCTTGCGAATGTGGCGATCCGTGAAGATTACGTTGCTGCTGACAGGACGCCGATCCGCAGAGCAGACTTTTGGCGACCGTGGTAAACAGTCAGTTAAGATTGTGGCGTCGGGAGTTAATTTTTTACGAACGGCCGCTAAGGCCGGTCCCGCGCGGGGCGCGTATAACGGTAACTTACCTGACGGAAGCGTCATATTACCTGACGCAAGGGGAAGCAGCCGGCTATGCGTTGTCGGACGGAAGATCGCCACCTGCATGGTCGGCGTTCCCGAGCCCCCCAACCTGCAAGGAATGCACCCCTATGTCGCGCCCAAGCTTCGCTTTGGCGGCTGCCTCGACTCATGAAGGCCGCTCGCCCAACCCTGCCGCCACCGAGACCGAATCGGTCGGTGGCTTCACCATCAGCGATCTCGCCCGTGATTTCGATGTGACCCTTCGTACGCTGCGCTTCTATGAGTCGCGTGGCCTGCTCGCTCCGGCCCGCTCCGGCATGACCCGGATCTATTCGAGCCGCGACCGCGCTCGCCTGGCCCTGATCCTGAAGGGCAAGCAACTCGGGTTCACGCTGGTCGAGATCCGCGCGATGCTCGCCAATGAAGAGAAGAAGGGCGAGGCCGCCGAGGGTTCGGCGTCCGTTGGCGGCCTGCAGCTCAGCCATGAGCAGGTCACGGAGCAGCTCGAACTGCTGCGCAGCCAGCGCAAGGAGATCGAGGAAGCGATCGCCGAGCTGGAAGCGACGCAAGCTCGCTTCCGCAAGGCCTGAGCGCCTTCGATCAGGATATGAGGCGCCTTTGAAGGGCAGGATGCGAGAAGTGGGGGCCGATTTTTCGCAGTAGCCAGCTTTCAAGGAATTCCGTCTCTCCGCAAAAAGCCCCGGGCAGCCGCCCGGGGCTTTTTGCTGTCTTGGCGCTGTTGCGCGCCGCGCCGAAGGGTGGTCCGATTGCGCATGAGGCCATTGCCTCTTTTCCAGACTCGCCTTGCCAAGCTTGCCCTGATAGTTTACATGTGAACTATTCCGATGTGGCCCCCGCGGTGATCTGGCGGGCCGGCGTCGCGACGAGAGGGAGGATGAACATGCCGGTCTACAAGGCACCCGTCGAAGACACGCTTTTCCTGCTGAACGACGTCTTCAATATCGAGCGCTACAACAACCTGCCGGGCTTTGCCGACGCGACGCCCGATGTGGTCGAGGCCGTGCTGGCGGAAGGTGCGAAGGTCTGCGAGGAGATCCTCCAGCCTTTGAATTACTCGGGCGACCAGGAAGGCTGCACGCGCAACGCCGACGGCTCCGTGACGACGCCCAGGGGCTTCAAGGCGGCCTATGAGACCTATGCCGGCGCCGGCTGGATCGGCCTTGCCATGGATCCCGAATATGGCGGCCAGGGCCTGCCCTATACGCTGGGTGCCGTCATGAACGAGTTCGCCTCCTCGGCGAACATGGCTTTCGCGATGTATCCCGGCCTGACCATGGGTGCGATCGCTGCGCTCTATGTCCATGGCTCGGACGAGCAGAAGCGCACCTATCTGCCGAAAATGATCGAGGGCGAGTGGTCGGGCACCATGAACCTGACCGAGCCGCATTGCGGCACCGATCTCGGCCTGATCAAGACCAAGGCCGTGCCCAATGGCGACGGCTCCTATGCGATCACCGGCACCAAGATCTTCATCTCGGCCGGCGAGCAGGACATCACGCGCAATATCATCCATCTCGTGCTCGCCCGCATCGAGGGCGCCCCGGCCGGCGTGAAGGGCATCTCGCTCTTCGTCGTGCCGCGTAACGCGATCGGGGAGGATGGGTCCGTCGGCGAGAACAACCATGTCTCCTGCGGCTCGATCGAGCACAAGATGGGCATTCACGGCAATTCGACCTGCGTCATGAACTATGACGGGGCCAAGGGCTGGCTCATCGGCGCCGAGAACAAGGGCCTCAACGCCATGTTCGTGATGATGAACGAGGCGCGCCTCGGCGTCGCGATCCAGGGCCTGGCGCAGTCCGAGGTCGCCTATCAGAACGCTGTCGTCTACGCCAAGGACCGCATCCAGGGCCGCGCGCTGACCGGCGCGAAAAGCCCCGACAAGGCAGCCGATCCGATCATCGTGCATCCCGATGTGCGCCGCACCTTGATGTCGATCAAGGCCTTCAACGAGGCGGCCCGTGCTTTCGTGATCTGGAACGCGATCAAGTCCGATATCTCCCATCGCTCCAGCGACGCCGCCGAGCGCCAGGCGGCCGATGACCAGCTCGGCCTGATGACGCCGGTGCTCAAGGGCGTGCTGACCGATACCGGCTTCGACAATGCGGTGAAGGCGCAGCAGATGTTCGGCGGCCATGGCTACATCGCCGAGACCGGCGTCGAGCAATTCGTCCGCGATGCCCGCATCGCCATGATCTATGAGGGCGCCAATGGCGTGCAGGCGATGGATCTCGTCGGCCGCAAGCTCGGCCGCGATGGCGGCCGCGCCATCATGGCCTTCTTCAACGAGGTCGCCGGCTTCCTGAAGGACAATGCCGAGGATGAAGGGCTGAAGCCTCTGCTCGGGCCGCTCCAGCTCTCGCTGGGCCATCTCCAGCAGGCGACGATGTGGTTCATGAACAATGCGCTCGCCAAGCCCGACAATGCCGGCGCCGGCGCGAGCGACTACATGCACCTGCTCGGCCTCGTCTCGCTCGGCTATATGTGGGTGAAGATGGCCAAGGTCGCGCAGGACAAGCTCAAGGCTGGCGCCAATGGTGCGACCGAACGCATGAACACCAAGCTGGTGACGGCGCGCTTCTTCATGGAACGCAGCCTGCCGGAGACGGCGGCGCATCTGGCCCGGATCACCTCGGGAGCCGACAGCACCATGGCGCTGAGCGCCGAGCAGTTTTGAAGGGGGCAATAGGCAGTCGGCAGTAGGCAGTCGGACACACTGAAACCCGACTGCCGACTGCCCATTGCCGACTGCCCAAACAACAAGAACCTGGGAGGCCCTTGATGGCTGATGCATTCATCTACGACCACGTCCGCACGCCGCGCGGCAAGGGCAAGGCCGACGGCTCCCTGCACGAGGTCACCGCGATCGAGCTCGGCACGCAGACGCTGCGCGCGATCAAGCAGCGCAACAACCTCGACACCAAGCTGGTCGAGGACGTCGTCTTCGGCTGCGTCGATCCCGTAGGCGAGGCCGGCGCCGATATCGCTCGCACCATCGCGCTCAAGGCCGGCTACGGCAAGGAAGTGCCGGGCGTGCAGATCAACCGCTTCTGCGCCTCTGGGCTGGACGCGGTGAACCTCGCCGCCGCGCAGGTGATGTCGGGCCAGAAGGAGATGGCGATCGGCGGCGGCGTCGAGAGCATGTCGCGCGTCGGCATGGGCGCCTCGGGCTTCGGCATCGCGGTCGATCCCAGCGTCGCGATCGATACCTATTTCATGCCGCAGGGCGTCTCGGCCGATCTGATTGCGACGAAATACGGCTTCTCGCGCGATGATGTCGATGCCTTTGCGGTGCGCTCGCACAAGCGCGCCGCCGCTGCCTGGGAGGCCGGGCGTTTCAAGAATTCGGTGATCCCGGTCAAGGACGTCAACGGCCTGATCCTGCTCGATCGCGACGAGACCATACGCCCCAACACCGACATGCAGACGCTGGCTGGCTTGAAAGCCTCCTTCGTCCAGATGGGCGAGATGGGCGGGTTCGATGCAGTCGCGACCGCGGCGCATCCCGATGTCGAATTCGTCAACCACGTCCACCATGCCGGCAATTCCTCGGGCATCGTCGATGGCGCGGCGGCTGTGCTGGTCGGTTCGAAGAAGGGCGGCAAGGCGGCGGGCCTGAAGCCCCGCGCCCGCATCAAGGCCTTCGCCACCATCGGCTCCGATCTCGCCTTGATGCTGACCGGCCCGGTCGATGTCACCGAGCTCGTGCTGCGCAAGGCCGGCATGACGGTCAAGGACATCGACCTGTTCGAGCTGAACGAGGCCTTTTCCTCGGTCGTGCTGCGCTATCAGCAGGCTTTCGACATCGATGACGCCGTCCTCAACGTGAATGGCGGCGCGATCGCAATGGGCCATCCGCTAGGGGCGACCGGCGCGATGATCCTCGGCACCGTGCTCGACGAGCTGGAGCGCACCAACAAGAACACCGCGCTGGTGACCTTATGCGTGGCGGCCGGCATGGGCGTCGCAACCATCATCGAACGGGTGTGAGTTTCCCCTTCTCCCCACCCATGTCGGATGTTTCCGATATGGGCACATGTAGTGCGAAAGTCGGGAACACCCGACTTTCGATGGGAGAAGGTGGCCCGGCGTAGCCGGGTCGGATGAGGGAAGGACAACAATTTCACCCGAAGCATGGCGTGCGGACTTCCCTCATCCGCCTCGCTGCGCTCGGCACCTTCTCCCCCAAGGGGAGAAGGCAGGGAGGCTACCAATGAACCTCACCAATTTCCGCTTCGAAACCGATTCCGACGGCATCGCCACTGCGACCTGGGACATGCCCGGCCGCTCGATGAACGTCATCACGCCCGAATTGATGGGCGAGCTCGACCAGATCATCGACAAGGTCGCAGGCGATGAGGCGATCAAGGGCTGCGTCATCACCTCCGGCAAGGAGAGCTTCTCCGGTGGCGCCGACCTCACCATGCTGCAGGGCCTGCGCGATCTCTTCGTCAAGCTGGCGAAGGAGAAGGGCGAGCAGGTCGCGATGCAGAGCTTCTTCGACGAGAGCCGCAAGCTCTCGCTGCTCTACCGCAAGCTCGAGACCTGCGGAAAACCGTTCGCGGCGGCGATCCATGGAATCTGCCTGGGCGGCGCTTTCGAGCTGTCGCTCGCCTGCCAGTATCGCGTCGTCTCGGACGACGCCTCGACCCGCGTCGGCCTGCCCGAGATCAAGGTCGGGCTCTTCCCCGGCGCTGGAGGCACGCAACGCGTCTCGCGCCTGATGCAGACCGGTGACGCGCTGCAGATGATGTTCAAGGGCGAGCAGATCAAAGCCTTGCCGGCGCGCAATACCGGCCTTGTCCATGCGGTGGTGCCGCGTGACCAGCTCGTCGCCAACGCCAAGGAGTGGCTCAAGGCCAATCCACAGGCCAAGGCGCCCTGGGACGATCCGAAATTCAAGCTGCCCTCCAACAAGCTCTATTCGCCGGCCGGCATGCAGATCTGGCCGCCGGCCAATGCGATCTATCGCCGCGAGACCAACGACAATTACCCGGCCGCCCGCGCCATCCTCTCGGCGGTCTATGAGGGGCTGCAGCTGCCGATCGATCTCGCGCTGAAGGTCGAGAGCCGCTATTTCGCGAAAATCCTGCGGACGAAGGAGGCGGCCTCGATGATCCGCTCGCTCTTCGTCTCGATGCAGGAGCTCAACAAGGGCGCGCGCCGCCCCGCCGACGTGCCGCCGAGCAGGCTCAAAAAGGTCGGCGTCGTCGGCGCCGGCTTCATGGGCGCCGGCATCGCCTATGTCACGGCGCAGGCCGGACTCGAGGTCGTGCTGGTCGACCGCGATCAGGAGGCGGCCGACAAGGGCAAGGCCTATTCGCACAAGCTGGTCTCCGACCAGATCATGAAGGGGCGCGCCAAGACGGCCGACCGGGACGCGCTGCTCGGGCGCATCAACGCCACCGCCGATTATGCCGCGCTGAAGGGCTGCGATCTCGTCGTCGAGGCCGTGTTCGAGGATCCCAAGGTCAAGGCCGAGGTCATCGCCAAGGTCGAGGCCGCGATCGGCCCGAAGGCGATCTTCGGCTCCAACACCTCGACCCTGCCGATCACGGGGCTGGCCGAACATAGCGGGCGGCCGAAGAATTTCATCGGCATCCACTTCTTCTCGCCGGTCGAGAAGATGCTGCTGGTCGAGATCATCATGGCCAAGAAGACCGGCAAGAAGGCGCTCGCCATGGCGCTCGACTTCGTCCGGGCCATCAAGAAGACGCCGATCGTGGTCAACGACACGCGCGGCTTCTACGCCAATCGCTGCGTCGGCAACTACATCCGCGAAGGCCATCTCATGCTGATGGAAGGCGTGCCGCCGGCGATGATCGAGCAGGCGGGCAAGCAGGCCGGCATGCCGGTCGGCCCGCTTTCCCTGAATGACGAGGTCGCGGTCGATCTCGCCTACAAGGTGCTGAAGGCGACCAAGGCGCAGCTTGGCGAGGGCGCGGTCGATCGGGCGCAGGAGAAGCTGCTGGCTGAGATGGTCGAGACGCATGGCCGGCTTGGCCGCAAGAACAAGAAGGGCTTCTACGATTATCCCGAAGCCGGGCCGAAGCGGCTCTGGCCGGGGCTGGCGGATCTGGTTGCGACGCATCTCGACCCCGAGAGCGTCGACATGCAGGAGCTCAAGCACCGCCTCCTGGTGACGCAGGCTCTGGAGGCGGCGCGCACCTATGAGGAGGGCGTCGTCACCGATCCGCGCGAGGCCGATGTCGGCTCGATCATCGGCTTCGGCTTTGCGCCCTATTCGGGCGGGACGCTCTCCTACATCGACAATATGGGCGCGGCCGCCTTCGTGAAGCTCTGCGAAGCCCTGGCGAAGAAGCATGGCGAGCGCTTCAAGCCGAACAAACAGCTCAAGCGCATGGCGAAGATGGGCGAGAGCTATTACGGCACGGCGAAGAAGGCGGCCTGAGCCTTCTCCGCTCGGATGAGGGAAGCCTCTCGACAGAAAAAGAAAAGGGTCGCGCGAGCGACCCTTTTCTCATTTGCTTCACTGCGCCCGGCAGCTTCTCCCGCCCATGTCGGATGTTTCCGGCATGGGCCTGAACCGAGATGGGCATGAACTTTGCCAAGATCGGGCAAGCCCGATCTTGGCGGAGAGAAGGAATGCACTCAGGCTGCCACTGCCCGGATCCCCCGGCGCAGCTTATCGACCAGCTCCCCGATTTGGCTTTCGGTGATGATCAGCGGCGGCGAGAAGGCGATCGTGTCGGCGGCGGTGCGGACCATCAGCCCTTCCTCGCGGAAGAGGCGGTCCATCGCCTCGAAGGCGCGCTTGCCGACACCGTCGGCCCGCGGCGCGAGATCGATGGCGCCGACGATCCCGACCTGACGGATGTCGACCACATTTGGCTCGCCCTTCAACGTCATCAGGGCGTCGGCCCAGGCCGGCTCCATCTCGCGGGCGCGCTCGAACAGGCCTTCTTCGCGGTAGACGTCGAGCGTCGCCAGGCAGGCGGCGGCCGCCAGCGGATGGCCAGAATAGGTGTAGCCGTGGAACAGCTCGATGGCGTTGTCGGGGCCGTTCATGAAGGCATCGTAGATGTGCTTGCGCACGATCACGCCACCCATCGGCACGGTCCCCGAAGTCACGCCCTTGGCGAAGGTGATCATGTCGGGGATGACGCCGTAACGCTCGGCGGCGAAGGCATAACCGAGGCGGCCGAAGCCGGTGATGACCTCGTCGAAGATCAAGAGAATGCCATGCTTGTCGCAGAGTTCGCGCAAGCGCTTGAGATAGCCCTTCGGAGCCGGCAGCCCGCCGGTCGAGCCGGCCATCGGCTCGACGATCACGGCGGCGATGGTCGAGCCGTCATGCAGCGCGACGATGCGATCGAGATCATCGGCGAAATGTGCGCCGTAATCCGGCTCGCCCTTGCTGAAGGCCTGCTTCTCGCGGTCATAGGTATGCGGCAAATGGTCCGTGCCGGCGAGCAGGCTGCCGAAGAATTTGCGGTTGTTGACCATGCCGCCGACCGAAATGCCGCCGAAGCCGACGCCGTGGTAGCCGCGCTCGCGGCCGATCAGGCGGGTCTTCGAGCCCTTTCCGGTGACGTTCCAATAGGCGAGCGCGATCTTCAGCGCGGTGTCCGCGGCTTCCGAGCCGGAGCCGGCGAAGAAGACATGGTCGAGATCACCCGGCGCCAGGGAGGCGATGCGCGCGGCGGCCGCAAAGACCTTGGGATGGCCGAACTGAAAGGAAGGTGCGAAATCGAGCTCCTCGGCCTGGGCCTGGATAGCCTGGATGATCGGCTTGCGGGCGTGGCCGGCATTGCAGCACCACAGCCCTGCCGTTCCGTCCATCACCGGCTTTCCTTCCGGCGTGTAATAGAACATCCCCTCGGCGCGCGCGATCATGCGCGGGTTCTGCTTGAACGAGCGGTTGGCCGTGAACGGCATCCAAAAGGCTTCGAGATTGTTCGGCGTGCCCAGCGGCTGCGTGGCGGATGTCATCAAGGCGTCCTCGTGGGGTTAAGCGTCTCTCAACCTAACAGTACGATCCGGGGTGTAAATCGTCGTCGCATCGGGGCATCCCTGCGCGCCACGAGAGTCGGCTCGCGATTCTTTGCCGGATGACGTTACGTCGGGTCTGGGCTAGTCTGAACAAGGGGAGTGACAAACTGGGCCCGACCCCGATGGTCTCAAGCGGTCAAGCCGGCGTCAGGCTGGACGAGCGAAGAGCCGCAGTGATTCGCGCGGGGCTCGATCGCGTCCTGGCTTCGGACTTGTTCCGCGGTGCGCCGCAGCTCTCCGCCTTCCTGACCTTCATTGTCGATCGCGCGCTCGACGGGCGCAGCGCCGAGCTGAAGGGGTACACCGTGGCGGTGGAGGCCTTCGGCCGCCCGCCCGATTTCGATCCGCAATCGGACCCGATCGTGCGCGTCGAGGCGGGCCGCCTGCGCAAGGCGCTCGGGCAATATTATCTCGGCGAGGGCGCCGCCGACCCGGTTCGCATCGCGATCCCGGTCGGCGCCTATGTGCCGGCATTCGAGGTCGATGAGCGCGCCGTGCTCGAAGCCGAGCCCGCGACCGCGGCGGCGGGCGATGCCGCGGCGCAGAAGGGCGCGCCCCGGCGTCCCGACGCCACCGTCTCGCGTCGCTGGCTGCTGGGCGCCGGCCTGGCGCTCCTGCTCGGATTGGCGTCGCTGGCCTCCTGGTATCGTATCAGGGACGACGAGCCGCCGGTGCCCGGCGCACGCTCCTTGCAGCCGAGCGTTCCGGTCGAGCGGGCGGTGAAGCCGACGGCGTCCACCGCCGCGGCGCATCTGCCCGTCATGGCGATCGTGATCGGCGAGTTGCCGCCTGACCCCATGGCGAACGAGATCGCGCGCCGGTTCGTGGCGCTTCTGGCTGACGCGATCGCCGGCTTCGACGATCTCGTCACCGTGAAGGCCCCGCTCGACCCGCGTGCGACGACGGTCGATGCCGACTACGTCTTCGAGCTGAGCGCGACACGTTTCGGCGATGTCATTGAGAGCGCGGCGAGACTGCGCGCGGTCAAGGATGGGCGCATCGTCTGGACCGGCTCCAGCAACAGGAAGTTCCGGTTCAATGCAGAAGATCCCGAATTGCCGGAAATCGCCCGGCGCCTGGCGATCCGCCTGGCCGAGCCGTTTGGCGTCATCCATGCCGATTTCAGGCAGTCCTCGATCATGTCGCCCGCGATGCGCTGCATCTTCCAAGCGCTCGATTTCCGCCTGACGATGAAGGCCGAGGACCATCTGGCGGCGCGCACCTGCCTGGAGGGTGTGCTCGAGAAGGATCCGAACTTTCACGCGGCCTGGTCGCAGCTCGCCCTCCTGACCCTCGACGAATACACTGCCGGCCTGAATCTCCAGTCCGGCCCGCCGCTCGACCGGGCGCTGAGCGCGGCGATGAACGCAGTTCGCCTGGCGCCATCGAGCGCCCGCGCCCAGCAGGCGATGATGGACGTGCTCTTCGCGCGCGGGCAGCCCGACGAGGCGCTGGCAGCTGGCCGCGAGGCCTTGACGCGCAACCCCTATGATCCCGACATCATGGCTGATCTCGGGGCGCGTTTCGTCCAGCTCAACCGCTCGGCCGAAGGCCTGCCCTTACTGGAACGGGCGGTCTCGCTCAGCCGCGGTCGGCCGCCCTGGTATGATTTCTACGCCTTTCTGGGCGCGCGGCTGACCGGCGCCAACAAACATGCCGAAAGTCATGCCGCCCGGCTCCTGGCGAATGAAGGGCCGCTGAGCCTGCTGGGACGCGCGCTGCATTATGCCGGAGCCGGAGACCAGGCTGGATTCGCCGCCGCGGTGTCGGGCCTCGCCGAGGCGTCCCCGTTGTTTCGCGTCGATCCGCGCCTCTTCCTCGAGCGCCGGGGTTTCAGCCCTCCGGTCATAGAACGGATCATGAGCGATCTGGGACCGACGATCTTGGACCTGATCAAGCGGCCCTGATCCGTCTTCGCGGCGTGGTCCACTGTTTTTCCTGCATTTACAGCCGCAAAGCCCCCACCCGGCGCTCGCAAGCGGCCCGACCTATGGTTAAGGTTGCGGAACGCCCGTGATTCGCCGATTCGTCCCGATCAACCCAACGCGCGAATGCTGCCTTGGCCCCTGTCCGCTTGAATGCATTGCCCCCTCTCGCCGCAGCCGTCACAGGTGTTTCGGCCGGCGCGATTGCGACTTTGCTGCTACCGGGCGGATTGGGAGCAGCGGCGGGACTGCTGCTCTGCGGTGGCGGGTTGGTCGGCATGGCCCGGCTCTATGAGCGCCGCCTGCTTGTGCAGCGCGAGCAGATCTTCGCTGGCCTCGGTGAGGTCAAGGTCAGACTCGCCACCAACGCCATTCGGCTGGACAACCTGTCGCAGCGCGTCGAACAGATGCCGATGCGCGAGGCCGACGCGGCGCCGGCGCGCGCCGCGATCAACGAATTGACGGCCGAGGTCGGTCTGCTCGGCGATCTCATCCATCAGGTCGCGACCACGCTCGCCGACCACGACGCCCAATTGATCGTGGCGCAAGCCCGCCAGGCGGCGCCTCTCGCCAAGCCTGCGCCGGTTCCGGTGATCGATCCGGAGGCCGCGCGCCAGGCCCGGCTCGACGCGATCGCGGCCGAACGCGAGGAGGCCGAGCGCGCCGCCGAACGTAGCGCCGCCGACAAGCGCGCTGCCGTGATCAGTACGGCCTTGTCCGAGGGCAAGGTCGAGGTGCATCTGCAGCCGATCGTGCAATTGCCGCAGCGGCGCACGCGCGGCTACGAGGCGTTGGTGCGCCTGCGGGTCGACGAGAACACGCTGCTCCTGCCCGAGGATTTCCTGTCGATCGTCGAGCAGCGCGGCTTCGGTCCGACGCTCGATGCGCTGGTGCTGACGCGCGCTCTGGCGATTGCGCGCCATCTCGGCACGAAGCAGGGCGGGCTCTTCGTCTCCTGCAATTTCAGCGAGGCGACCTGGAGTTCGTCCAAGGCGCTGGCGACGCTGTCGCGCATTCTCGACAAATATCGCGAGCACAATGGCCACCTCGTGGTGGAGATGCCGCAGCGCGTCTTCCGTGCGCTGGACCCGGCGAGTCTGGGATTGCTCGGCGCGATGTCGGCCAATGGCGTGCGTTTCGCGCTCGACCAGGTCGCCGATCTCAGGCTCGATCCCATCGCGCTGTTCGATCGCGGCATTCGCTTCGTCAAGGCGCCCGCGACGCTGTTCCAGGCCGAGATGGCCGGTGAGGGTTCGCTCGACATCGCGGCTGGTGATTTGGCGTCGATGATGGCGCGGGCCTCGATCGCGCTGGTCGCGGACGAGATCGCCGACAACCCGACCGTCGCGGACATGATCGAGCTCGGCATCACCTATGCGCAGGGCCTGATCTTCTCGCCGCCGCGCCCGGTGAAGCCAGAGGTCTTCGCCGAGCCGGAGGCCGCGCCGCCCACTGCCGCAAGCGAAGCCGCGCCGCAGCGTCCCACCGCCGAGGTCCTCGGCTATCCGCCGCCGCCTGCGAGCCCGGCGCAGGACGAGGCCAAACCCGAACGTCAGTCGTTCCGTTCCGTGCTGCGCCGCGCCAGCGCCTGAGCGTCGGCATGGGCCCTGGCCCTGCGAGCTTCATCGGTGCAAGTTTCATGGGTGCAAGTCTCATGGGTGCATAAGAGCCCGACGCCGAGAAGCGGTTGTCATTTTCCGGCATCATGCTTTTCCTTGAGGCGGTAGAATCTTCTTTCAGGCGATAGAACCTGCCGACGCCATCCGGAGTGACCACGACTTGCCGCCATCGAAGAGCAAAGCCACCACGGCCCTGACCGG
Coding sequences:
- a CDS encoding tetratricopeptide repeat protein, with translation MIRAGLDRVLASDLFRGAPQLSAFLTFIVDRALDGRSAELKGYTVAVEAFGRPPDFDPQSDPIVRVEAGRLRKALGQYYLGEGAADPVRIAIPVGAYVPAFEVDERAVLEAEPATAAAGDAAAQKGAPRRPDATVSRRWLLGAGLALLLGLASLASWYRIRDDEPPVPGARSLQPSVPVERAVKPTASTAAAHLPVMAIVIGELPPDPMANEIARRFVALLADAIAGFDDLVTVKAPLDPRATTVDADYVFELSATRFGDVIESAARLRAVKDGRIVWTGSSNRKFRFNAEDPELPEIARRLAIRLAEPFGVIHADFRQSSIMSPAMRCIFQALDFRLTMKAEDHLAARTCLEGVLEKDPNFHAAWSQLALLTLDEYTAGLNLQSGPPLDRALSAAMNAVRLAPSSARAQQAMMDVLFARGQPDEALAAGREALTRNPYDPDIMADLGARFVQLNRSAEGLPLLERAVSLSRGRPPWYDFYAFLGARLTGANKHAESHAARLLANEGPLSLLGRALHYAGAGDQAGFAAAVSGLAEASPLFRVDPRLFLERRGFSPPVIERIMSDLGPTILDLIKRP
- a CDS encoding EAL domain-containing protein, whose amino-acid sequence is MNALPPLAAAVTGVSAGAIATLLLPGGLGAAAGLLLCGGGLVGMARLYERRLLVQREQIFAGLGEVKVRLATNAIRLDNLSQRVEQMPMREADAAPARAAINELTAEVGLLGDLIHQVATTLADHDAQLIVAQARQAAPLAKPAPVPVIDPEAARQARLDAIAAEREEAERAAERSAADKRAAVISTALSEGKVEVHLQPIVQLPQRRTRGYEALVRLRVDENTLLLPEDFLSIVEQRGFGPTLDALVLTRALAIARHLGTKQGGLFVSCNFSEATWSSSKALATLSRILDKYREHNGHLVVEMPQRVFRALDPASLGLLGAMSANGVRFALDQVADLRLDPIALFDRGIRFVKAPATLFQAEMAGEGSLDIAAGDLASMMARASIALVADEIADNPTVADMIELGITYAQGLIFSPPRPVKPEVFAEPEAAPPTAASEAAPQRPTAEVLGYPPPPASPAQDEAKPERQSFRSVLRRASA